One part of the Caproiciproducens sp. CPB-2 genome encodes these proteins:
- a CDS encoding CheR family methyltransferase: MIRLTDKEFNDIVAYIKGNYGINLTNKRQLIESRMQSVLLGKGIDNFSDYFDLIKQNKSDEITAMLNKLTTNHTYFYREPAHFNFLKNTILPMQEKMNARRDIRIWSAGCSSGEEAYTAIMTMMDYFGLKRAGWDFRILATDISLKAMEAAKHGLYGTESLKDIPKAWEQRYFIKQGENLFELKEEVRNQVFFKRLNLMEPFSFQQPFDLIFCRNVMIYFDQPTKNALINKFYDVLKPGGYLFIGHSETVQRDTSKFLYVEPSVYQKGSVSICR; this comes from the coding sequence ATGATACGTTTGACCGATAAAGAGTTCAACGATATCGTAGCTTACATAAAAGGCAATTACGGGATTAACCTTACCAACAAGAGACAGCTGATAGAATCGCGAATGCAATCCGTTTTGCTCGGAAAGGGAATTGACAATTTTTCGGACTATTTTGATTTGATAAAGCAGAATAAATCCGACGAAATCACCGCAATGCTGAATAAGCTTACGACGAACCATACTTATTTTTACAGAGAACCCGCACATTTCAATTTTTTAAAGAATACCATCCTGCCGATGCAGGAAAAGATGAACGCCCGCAGGGACATCCGCATTTGGAGTGCCGGGTGCTCGTCGGGGGAGGAAGCGTATACCGCCATCATGACGATGATGGACTATTTTGGGCTGAAAAGGGCCGGCTGGGATTTCCGGATCCTCGCGACGGATATTTCCCTGAAAGCCATGGAAGCGGCGAAACACGGACTGTACGGAACGGAATCCCTGAAGGATATTCCAAAGGCTTGGGAACAAAGGTATTTTATCAAACAGGGCGAAAATCTTTTTGAATTAAAGGAAGAAGTCAGAAATCAGGTCTTTTTTAAACGGCTGAATCTTATGGAACCGTTTTCGTTCCAGCAGCCGTTTGATTTGATTTTCTGCAGAAATGTCATGATCTATTTTGACCAGCCGACCAAAAATGCGCTGATCAACAAGTTTTACGACGTGCTGAAGCCGGGCGGCTATCTTTTTATCGGACATTCCGAAACAGTGCAGAGAGATACCTCGAAATTTTTATATGTTGAACCGTCAGTCTATCAGAAAGGATCAGTATCAATATGCCGATGA
- a CDS encoding protein-glutamate methylesterase/protein-glutamine glutaminase, which yields MPMNRRIRVLIVDDSLFFRTALQKALLSDANIEIIGSASNVAEAEKKIMDLSPDVVTMDVEMPDMKGTDFLKKMIPVHPVPVVLVSSLDIGIFEALSAGAVDFVLKPNLRDSSDFSIFCQELCVKIKIASSAKVKHTPSLASIASLPLVLSGKDPTEHIIAIGASTGGTEATAEILQQLPGDIPGILVVQHMPAGFTKMYADRLNKICKFTVKEASDGDRVVQGQALIAAGDRHMTLEKDFKGYYVKCAAGEKVSGHCPSVDVLFRSVARTAGKDAMGIILTGMGKDGANGLLEMRQKGSYTIGQDKQSSVVYGMPMVAFEIGAVEKQAPCSSIARLIIQKLNK from the coding sequence ATGCCGATGAATCGAAGAATCCGGGTCCTCATTGTAGACGATTCTCTCTTTTTCAGAACAGCGCTGCAGAAAGCGCTGCTGAGCGACGCGAATATTGAAATCATCGGGAGCGCATCCAATGTGGCCGAAGCGGAGAAAAAAATCATGGACCTGTCTCCGGACGTCGTGACCATGGATGTGGAAATGCCGGATATGAAGGGGACGGATTTCCTGAAAAAGATGATTCCCGTCCATCCGGTTCCGGTAGTTCTGGTCAGCTCGCTCGATATTGGAATCTTTGAGGCTTTAAGCGCGGGAGCGGTTGATTTTGTACTGAAGCCGAACCTGCGCGACAGCAGCGACTTTTCCATTTTTTGTCAGGAACTGTGTGTCAAAATCAAAATTGCCTCTTCCGCAAAGGTGAAGCACACGCCCTCCCTTGCCTCGATCGCTTCCCTCCCGCTTGTTCTGTCAGGCAAGGACCCGACGGAGCATATTATCGCTATCGGAGCGTCTACGGGCGGCACAGAGGCTACCGCCGAAATTCTGCAGCAGCTTCCCGGCGATATACCGGGGATTCTGGTGGTGCAGCATATGCCCGCGGGTTTTACCAAGATGTATGCGGACCGGCTGAACAAAATCTGCAAATTTACGGTCAAAGAGGCGAGTGACGGGGACCGGGTCGTGCAGGGGCAGGCACTGATTGCCGCCGGGGACAGGCATATGACCCTGGAGAAGGATTTTAAGGGCTACTATGTGAAGTGCGCCGCGGGGGAAAAGGTCAGCGGCCATTGCCCGTCGGTGGATGTCCTGTTCCGCTCGGTGGCCAGAACGGCCGGTAAGGACGCCATGGGCATTATCCTGACCGGTATGGGCAAGGACGGAGCGAATGGGCTTTTGGAAATGCGGCAGAAGGGCTCCTATACCATCGGACAGGACAAACAGTCCTCCGTAGTCTATGGAATGCCGATGGTGGCATTTGAGATCGGCGCGGTTGAAAAACAGGCTCCCTGTTCCTCCATTGCCAGACTGATCATCCAAAAATTAAATAAATAA
- a CDS encoding methyl-accepting chemotaxis protein: MKKERKKKIKVKKKTSLKKTLLLGMVGLAVAISVVCGVTNAFLLYSNSSSNMVSLINTNSVAYNYAVQQAIDMYKLRAESIATNEQITDETLPVSSRKAVLQTLCQRYSFMEVGLADSNGRTLDGTDISDSNYFQTAQTIGTTYVSSPVVRKTDSNVVLYVAAKVNNGSNHGGVVYAALASDTFSQMIDNIAVGKSGYGFIVDKSGTIIAHKDRKNVLEFVNYINKAKEDGSYAGAASIVKNMTSGKTGSATITLNGTKQLVGYAPISGTDGWSMAVSANVNEMMSGCYTAVAITVGLMLLFILLSVVVAFRIAGPIAKPVEGLVQRIEKLSEGDLHSEVPVIKSRNEIGVLAETFSNTIDILTSYIGEIAVVLDSLSMGDCTIEVTEDYKGDFVSIKTSLSTIIDNLNNIFSGINGSADQVANGAGQVSSASQALSQGATEQASSIEQLSASITEIADEVNKNASNSRLASQLSLEASSEVEVGNEHMQQMVEAMAQISETSQEIGKIIKTIEDIAFQTNILALNAAVEAARAGAAGKGFAVVADEVRNLASKSAEAAKNTTDLIESSIRAVENGTKIADETAKSLNKIIDSTRKTTDLIGEISKSSDGQASSINQVTMGVDQISAVVQTNSATAEESAATSEELSAQAQQLKESLAFLKLKDSAGSVPDGAGGPTSSLDAGSVSESGQSSKY; encoded by the coding sequence GTGAAAAAAGAAAGAAAAAAGAAGATCAAGGTAAAAAAGAAGACCAGCCTGAAAAAAACTCTTCTTCTCGGAATGGTGGGCCTGGCGGTTGCAATCAGCGTCGTTTGCGGCGTGACAAACGCTTTTTTGCTTTACTCCAATTCCAGCAGCAATATGGTTTCCCTGATCAACACAAATTCGGTTGCTTATAATTATGCCGTGCAGCAGGCGATCGATATGTATAAGCTGAGGGCGGAATCCATTGCCACCAATGAACAGATCACCGACGAAACGCTGCCCGTTTCCTCCAGAAAAGCAGTGCTGCAGACGCTTTGCCAGCGGTATAGTTTCATGGAAGTCGGTCTTGCGGATTCCAACGGAAGAACGCTGGACGGCACCGACATCAGTGACAGCAACTATTTTCAGACGGCACAGACAATAGGGACCACCTATGTTTCCAGCCCCGTGGTCAGAAAAACCGATTCCAATGTTGTGCTTTACGTTGCGGCCAAGGTGAACAACGGAAGCAACCATGGCGGCGTCGTCTACGCGGCTTTGGCCAGCGATACTTTCAGCCAGATGATCGACAATATTGCCGTCGGCAAATCCGGGTACGGGTTTATCGTTGACAAATCGGGTACGATCATCGCCCATAAGGACAGAAAAAATGTCCTTGAATTCGTTAATTATATCAATAAGGCGAAAGAAGACGGTTCCTATGCGGGTGCCGCGTCAATCGTCAAAAATATGACTTCAGGAAAAACGGGAAGCGCGACCATTACGTTAAACGGCACCAAGCAGCTGGTAGGATATGCTCCGATCAGCGGTACGGACGGCTGGTCCATGGCGGTCAGCGCGAATGTCAATGAGATGATGAGCGGATGCTATACCGCGGTCGCCATCACCGTCGGTTTAATGCTTCTTTTCATTCTTTTGTCCGTCGTGGTTGCCTTCAGAATCGCCGGGCCGATCGCCAAGCCGGTCGAAGGCCTTGTACAGCGTATTGAGAAACTGTCGGAAGGCGATCTCCATTCCGAAGTACCTGTGATCAAAAGCAGGAATGAAATCGGCGTTCTTGCGGAGACCTTCTCCAATACAATCGATATACTGACCAGTTACATAGGAGAGATTGCCGTCGTTCTGGACAGCCTTTCCATGGGTGACTGTACGATTGAAGTAACAGAGGATTATAAAGGTGATTTTGTATCGATCAAAACGTCCCTGAGCACCATTATCGACAATCTGAACAATATCTTCTCTGGTATCAACGGATCGGCGGATCAGGTGGCGAACGGTGCAGGCCAGGTTTCCTCTGCTTCGCAGGCGCTTTCACAGGGCGCTACGGAGCAGGCGAGCTCCATTGAGCAGCTTTCGGCCTCCATTACGGAAATTGCGGACGAAGTCAATAAGAATGCCAGCAATTCCCGTTTGGCGAGTCAGCTGTCGTTGGAAGCGTCCAGCGAAGTTGAGGTCGGAAACGAGCACATGCAGCAGATGGTGGAAGCCATGGCGCAGATCAGCGAAACTTCACAGGAGATCGGCAAAATTATAAAGACGATTGAGGATATTGCCTTCCAGACCAATATTCTCGCGCTCAACGCCGCGGTGGAAGCGGCACGTGCCGGCGCGGCGGGGAAAGGCTTTGCCGTTGTCGCGGATGAGGTCCGCAATCTTGCGAGCAAGAGTGCGGAAGCCGCGAAAAATACCACGGACCTGATTGAAAGCTCGATCAGGGCGGTGGAAAACGGCACAAAGATCGCGGATGAGACTGCGAAGTCTCTCAATAAAATTATAGACAGCACCAGAAAGACTACGGACCTGATCGGGGAAATTTCAAAGTCTTCGGATGGTCAGGCCTCTTCCATCAATCAGGTCACAATGGGTGTCGATCAGATTTCCGCCGTGGTGCAGACCAACTCCGCAACGGCGGAGGAAAGCGCGGCGACCAGCGAGGAACTGAGCGCACAGGCGCAGCAGCTCAAGGAATCCCTTGCGTTCCTGAAGCTGAAGGATTCCGCCGGAAGCGTCCCGGACGGAGCGGGAGGCCCGACTTCCTCTCTTGACGCCGGTTCCGTTTCCGAAAGCGGTCAGAGCAGCAAATATTAA
- a CDS encoding YifB family Mg chelatase-like AAA ATPase: MVSRSYSMGLYGLDSFTVAVEADISVGLPGFDVVGLPDAAVRESRDRVRSAMKNCGFQFPVHKITVNLGPADKRKEGPIYDLPLFVALMKASGQLDAGVEDSVFIGELSLTGEVRPVKGVLPMAIKAKEAGFQKLYVPEANSAEGVVVEGISVYPVRDLPTLMRHFAGGEEILPASEVPASRQNHPPLPDFSEVRGQNEAKRALEIAAAGGHNVLLIGPPGSGKSMLAKRIPSILPDMTFAETIETTKIHSIAGTLPDGVSLITSRPFRSPHHTVSPAGLSGGGNVPHPGEISLAHNGVLFLDELPEFSRGAMEVLRQPIEDGKVTISRVNGTISYPSAVMLVAAMNPCPCGYFGHPTKPCTCSSGAVSRYLSRVSGPLLDRLDLHIEVPPVEFDEISSREKAESSAVIKERVNSARKLQNERFKGTAVTCNARITPDMLQEVCRLSEPGRELLKKAFEKLGLSARAYDRILKVSRTIADLDQSEEIEPRHVAEAVQYRSLDRKYWTKEL, from the coding sequence ATGGTATCACGTTCCTACAGCATGGGGCTGTATGGTCTGGACTCCTTTACCGTGGCTGTTGAAGCCGACATCAGCGTCGGTCTGCCCGGTTTTGACGTGGTCGGACTGCCGGACGCGGCAGTGAGAGAATCCCGGGACAGAGTGCGCTCCGCGATGAAAAACTGCGGGTTTCAATTTCCCGTACATAAAATAACGGTGAATCTTGGTCCGGCCGACAAGCGCAAGGAGGGACCGATTTACGACCTGCCCCTCTTTGTCGCGCTGATGAAAGCAAGCGGCCAGCTTGACGCCGGGGTGGAGGACAGCGTGTTTATCGGAGAGCTGTCGCTTACGGGAGAGGTACGCCCCGTAAAAGGTGTGCTTCCCATGGCGATCAAGGCAAAGGAGGCGGGCTTTCAAAAGCTCTACGTACCGGAAGCGAATTCCGCCGAAGGCGTGGTCGTGGAGGGGATTTCCGTTTACCCCGTCAGGGACCTGCCGACGCTGATGAGGCATTTCGCCGGAGGGGAAGAAATTCTCCCCGCCTCGGAAGTACCGGCATCGCGGCAAAATCATCCTCCTTTACCGGACTTTTCGGAGGTGCGGGGGCAGAACGAGGCGAAGCGCGCGCTGGAAATTGCCGCGGCGGGCGGGCATAACGTTCTCCTGATCGGCCCTCCCGGCTCCGGAAAAAGCATGCTCGCGAAACGGATTCCATCCATTCTTCCCGACATGACGTTTGCAGAAACCATTGAAACCACCAAAATTCACTCCATTGCGGGCACCCTTCCGGACGGAGTTTCCCTGATCACCTCCCGCCCGTTCCGTTCGCCCCACCACACGGTATCGCCCGCGGGCCTGTCCGGCGGCGGAAACGTTCCGCACCCCGGAGAAATTTCCCTGGCGCACAACGGGGTGCTGTTTCTGGACGAGCTGCCCGAATTTTCCCGCGGAGCAATGGAAGTCCTGCGACAGCCGATCGAGGACGGCAAAGTGACGATTTCCCGCGTCAACGGTACCATCTCCTATCCCAGCGCCGTGATGCTGGTGGCGGCGATGAACCCGTGCCCCTGCGGTTACTTCGGGCACCCGACCAAGCCGTGCACCTGTTCCTCCGGCGCGGTCTCCCGCTATCTTTCCAGGGTTTCCGGCCCGCTGCTGGACAGGCTGGACCTGCACATAGAGGTCCCGCCGGTAGAGTTCGACGAAATCAGTTCCCGGGAAAAGGCCGAAAGCTCCGCAGTTATTAAAGAACGAGTAAACAGCGCCAGGAAGCTGCAAAACGAGCGTTTCAAAGGCACGGCCGTTACCTGCAACGCGAGAATCACGCCGGATATGCTCCAGGAAGTATGCCGGCTGAGCGAGCCGGGACGGGAGCTGCTGAAAAAAGCGTTTGAAAAGCTCGGGCTTTCGGCAAGGGCCTATGACCGGATTCTGAAGGTTTCCCGCACGATTGCGGACCTGGATCAAAGCGAAGAAATCGAGCCGCGGCATGTTGCCGAAGCGGTGCAGTACCGCAGCCTTGACCGGAAATACTGGACAAAAGAGCTCTGA
- the dinB gene encoding DNA polymerase IV: MERVILHCDLNNFFASVECRDHPELFGKSVAVCGSVEDRHGIVLAKNERAKGFGVKTAEPVWQAKQKCPDLLVVPPHFDRYLYFSGLVKQIYLSYTNQVEAFSIDECWLDVTGSTRLFGNGPEIADQIRDRTKSELGLGVSIGVSFNKIFAKLGSDMKKPDATTVITRENFREKVWPLPTDSLLGVGRVTARRLNSLGIKTIGDLARTDSKYIVSSFGKMGYDMWKNANGLDDSGVCSSEVSSAPKSIGNSITCVHDLFDLDEVWPVLLYLAEKVSFRMRDAGVIASGLQLSIKDNRLRVSQHQMQLEVPTRLTMDLARAAKELFQKGYGWPCPVRALGISGFGLLPESEMQQTSLFHSVLCDEKMEQLESRMEHVRNKYGKASVRRAVLMEKLPLPTGAEKSAD, from the coding sequence GTGGAGCGGGTTATCTTACACTGTGATCTGAATAATTTTTTCGCTTCCGTGGAATGCAGGGACCATCCCGAACTCTTTGGAAAATCCGTCGCGGTCTGCGGCAGCGTGGAGGACCGTCACGGGATTGTGCTGGCTAAAAACGAGCGGGCCAAAGGCTTCGGCGTGAAAACGGCGGAGCCCGTCTGGCAGGCGAAGCAAAAATGTCCGGACCTGCTGGTCGTTCCGCCTCATTTTGACCGGTATCTGTATTTCTCCGGTCTGGTAAAACAGATTTATCTCAGCTATACGAATCAGGTGGAGGCTTTCAGCATCGACGAATGCTGGCTGGATGTGACCGGAAGCACCCGCTTGTTCGGAAACGGGCCGGAGATAGCGGATCAGATACGGGACCGTACAAAATCGGAGCTGGGCCTGGGCGTTTCCATCGGGGTCAGCTTCAACAAAATCTTTGCGAAGCTCGGCAGCGATATGAAAAAACCGGACGCCACTACCGTGATTACCCGGGAAAATTTCAGGGAAAAGGTGTGGCCCCTTCCGACGGATTCCCTTCTGGGAGTGGGCAGGGTGACCGCCCGGCGCCTGAATTCGCTGGGAATCAAAACGATCGGCGACCTGGCGCGCACCGATTCCAAATACATCGTTTCTTCCTTCGGGAAAATGGGATACGACATGTGGAAAAACGCGAACGGGCTGGATGATTCCGGGGTATGCTCAAGCGAGGTTTCCTCCGCGCCGAAAAGCATTGGCAACAGCATCACCTGCGTTCATGATCTCTTCGACCTGGATGAGGTCTGGCCGGTGCTGCTGTATCTTGCCGAAAAAGTCTCTTTCCGCATGAGGGACGCCGGGGTGATCGCTTCGGGCCTTCAGCTTTCCATCAAGGATAACCGCCTGCGTGTTTCGCAGCATCAGATGCAGCTGGAGGTTCCCACCCGGCTGACGATGGATCTGGCGCGGGCGGCGAAAGAGCTGTTTCAGAAAGGCTACGGATGGCCCTGTCCTGTGCGGGCGCTGGGCATCAGCGGATTCGGCCTTTTGCCGGAGTCGGAAATGCAGCAGACATCCCTTTTTCACAGTGTCCTGTGCGATGAAAAAATGGAACAGCTGGAAAGCCGTATGGAGCATGTCAGAAACAAATACGGAAAAGCCTCCGTCAGGCGCGCCGTGCTGATGGAAAAGCTTCCGCTTCCCACGGGGGCGGAGAAAAGCGCTGATTAA
- a CDS encoding sigma-70 family RNA polymerase sigma factor, whose translation MVDNNHFNKMADYTDSQLACLVNSGNSDAFVELTARYMSLIRVKAAPFRCAMLEADDLCQEGLLGLLNAARTYDSAGKAGFKTYAGVCINNRIIMAYRTAASRKNLPLNNFVSLSDDGSHMDMTDCASDPEAVLMDSESYAAMQLRMKQLLSKLEQQVLTLYLGGCSYHDISVKLGVSSKAVDNALQRVRLKLKQLLLV comes from the coding sequence TTGGTTGATAACAACCATTTTAATAAAATGGCAGATTATACCGACAGTCAGCTTGCCTGCCTTGTGAACAGCGGAAATTCGGATGCTTTTGTGGAACTTACCGCGCGTTATATGTCGCTGATCAGAGTCAAGGCGGCGCCGTTTCGCTGTGCGATGCTGGAAGCCGACGATCTGTGCCAGGAAGGACTTTTGGGCCTTTTAAATGCGGCGCGTACTTATGACTCAGCCGGGAAGGCCGGTTTTAAAACATATGCCGGCGTTTGCATCAATAACCGGATTATTATGGCTTACCGCACGGCGGCCAGCCGCAAAAATCTTCCGCTGAATAATTTTGTTTCTCTCAGCGACGACGGTTCGCACATGGATATGACAGATTGCGCCTCGGATCCTGAAGCGGTGCTGATGGACAGCGAAAGCTACGCGGCCATGCAGCTGCGGATGAAACAGTTGCTTTCAAAGCTGGAACAGCAGGTGCTGACGCTTTATTTGGGCGGCTGCAGTTACCACGATATTTCGGTGAAACTCGGTGTTTCCTCAAAGGCAGTCGATAATGCTCTGCAGCGGGTTCGGCTGAAATTAAAACAGTTGCTCTTAGTTTAG
- a CDS encoding zinc-ribbon domain containing protein, protein MYEDKTLICKECGAEFVFTAGEQEFYASKGFVNEPQRCKACRDARKNAAKPEREMYTAICASCGKEAKVPFKPREDRPVYCSECFAKMREE, encoded by the coding sequence ATGTACGAAGACAAGACTCTCATCTGCAAGGAATGTGGCGCTGAATTTGTATTCACCGCCGGTGAGCAGGAATTTTATGCTTCCAAAGGGTTCGTAAATGAGCCGCAAAGATGCAAAGCCTGCCGCGATGCTCGTAAAAATGCTGCCAAGCCAGAGCGTGAAATGTATACCGCTATCTGCGCAAGCTGCGGCAAGGAAGCAAAGGTCCCCTTTAAGCCGCGTGAAGACCGTCCTGTATATTGCAGCGAGTGCTTTGCAAAGATGAGGGAAGAATAA
- a CDS encoding DUF1858 domain-containing protein, producing MAAITKDTIIGDILDIDETTAPYFLEMGMHCLGCPASRGETLEQACLVHGVDPDAMLKKLNDHIASK from the coding sequence ATGGCTGCTATAACGAAAGATACCATTATTGGTGATATTCTTGATATTGACGAAACCACGGCGCCTTATTTCCTGGAAATGGGCATGCATTGTCTGGGCTGCCCCGCTTCCCGCGGAGAAACCCTTGAGCAGGCCTGCCTGGTTCACGGCGTGGATCCGGACGCAATGCTGAAAAAGCTGAACGATCACATCGCGTCTAAATAA
- a CDS encoding class I SAM-dependent methyltransferase — MGLHPLFTLGGRLQLCASMVRPGTALADIGTDHAYLPIWLAKQGLVSRAIAADIRPGPLQSAQQNIRRYRVEELVSTRLSDGLEAIFSVEADDIVIAGMGGEMMIRIIKNAPWLRDGEKRLILQPMTSIPQLREFLAQQGFAVLREQAAVEDGHAYSAMQVQYAPEKTGTDSLYPYIGKLDAATEDSRAYMRKVIAQLEKKAGGLSVSGRQEEAAALIRTAEQIKIKMQKER; from the coding sequence ATGGGACTTCATCCTTTATTCACTTTGGGCGGCAGGCTTCAGCTCTGCGCCTCCATGGTCCGGCCGGGTACGGCCCTGGCGGACATCGGCACCGACCACGCGTACCTGCCGATCTGGCTTGCGAAGCAGGGGCTTGTTTCCCGCGCCATTGCGGCGGATATCCGCCCGGGGCCGCTTCAGTCCGCACAGCAGAATATCCGCCGCTACCGTGTGGAGGAGCTTGTTTCCACACGTCTGTCCGACGGGCTGGAAGCGATTTTTTCCGTGGAGGCGGACGATATCGTCATCGCCGGAATGGGCGGCGAAATGATGATCCGGATTATTAAAAACGCGCCCTGGCTGCGGGACGGAGAAAAAAGGCTGATTTTGCAGCCGATGACGTCGATCCCCCAGCTGCGTGAATTTCTTGCGCAGCAGGGCTTTGCGGTTCTGCGGGAACAGGCGGCTGTGGAAGACGGCCATGCTTATTCGGCCATGCAGGTACAGTATGCTCCCGAAAAAACCGGCACGGACAGCCTGTACCCCTATATCGGGAAGCTGGACGCCGCGACGGAGGACAGCCGCGCGTACATGCGTAAGGTGATCGCCCAGCTTGAAAAAAAGGCCGGGGGACTGTCCGTTTCCGGCCGGCAGGAAGAAGCCGCCGCGCTGATCCGTACGGCGGAACAAATCAAAATAAAAATGCAAAAGGAGCGGTAA
- a CDS encoding Nif3-like dinuclear metal center hexameric protein, with translation MISVGEIYDYIDSFAPFRSAMSFDNPGLLVGNREAGVSSAVLSLDITPAVVQEAHELGAELIVSHHPVIFHPLKSLSADSAPYLLAKYGTAAICAHTNLDMAAGGVNTCLAERLRLRNVGTLGEYEDSGLPEALEGETGCEYTPEAFARFVKEALGCDGLRFTDGKRTITHVGLCSGGGADLVYAAAQAGCQAFVTGESKHNILLDAENMGVTLVDAGHFHTENPVILPLAVKLKTKFPDVAFFESKRMHSPAKYL, from the coding sequence ATGATTTCCGTTGGTGAGATTTACGATTACATTGACAGCTTTGCGCCGTTTCGGTCGGCAATGAGCTTTGACAATCCGGGTTTGCTGGTCGGAAACAGGGAAGCCGGGGTGTCTTCGGCGGTTTTGTCGCTGGACATTACGCCCGCGGTTGTTCAGGAGGCCCATGAACTCGGGGCGGAACTGATTGTCAGCCACCATCCGGTCATTTTTCATCCGCTGAAAAGCCTTTCCGCGGATTCCGCGCCTTATCTGCTGGCCAAATACGGCACCGCGGCAATCTGCGCCCACACCAACCTCGACATGGCGGCGGGCGGGGTGAACACCTGCCTGGCGGAGCGCCTGAGGCTCCGGAATGTGGGTACGCTCGGGGAATACGAGGATTCCGGCCTGCCCGAGGCACTGGAGGGGGAAACCGGCTGCGAATATACGCCGGAAGCCTTCGCGCGGTTTGTCAAGGAAGCGCTGGGCTGCGACGGGCTGCGCTTTACGGACGGAAAACGTACGATCACGCACGTGGGCCTTTGCAGCGGCGGCGGTGCGGATTTGGTCTATGCCGCGGCACAGGCCGGCTGTCAGGCGTTCGTAACCGGGGAAAGCAAGCACAATATTTTGCTGGATGCCGAAAATATGGGAGTGACTCTGGTCGACGCCGGGCATTTCCATACGGAAAATCCCGTGATTTTACCGCTTGCGGTAAAGCTGAAAACAAAATTCCCCGACGTAGCCTTCTTTGAGTCAAAGCGGATGCACAGCCCCGCAAAATATCTGTAA